The proteins below come from a single Oryzomicrobium terrae genomic window:
- the rnpA gene encoding ribonuclease P protein component, which yields MKKPFGFPRARRLLKSEDFTAVFDFRRVTRSQHFVLHYLEPAADRNDSVTSVQPRLGLVIGKRYLRHAVWRNLVKRIARETFRTMQAELRPRDYVLRMSAVPRASGQPPSAATTPQPGKKNRGKAAPAPVHLDRQALGAELRTLFARNRRKPGKSIDSAAPCASC from the coding sequence TTGAAGAAGCCCTTCGGCTTCCCCCGCGCCCGGCGGCTGTTGAAATCCGAGGATTTCACGGCCGTTTTCGATTTTCGGCGCGTAACGCGAAGCCAGCATTTCGTACTGCACTATCTTGAGCCGGCCGCCGATCGGAACGATTCAGTAACGTCCGTTCAGCCCCGGCTCGGGTTGGTGATCGGCAAGCGCTACCTGCGCCACGCCGTGTGGCGCAATCTGGTGAAACGCATCGCCCGGGAAACATTCCGCACGATGCAGGCCGAGCTCCGGCCGCGGGACTATGTGCTGCGCATGTCCGCCGTTCCCCGCGCCAGTGGGCAGCCACCGAGCGCTGCAACTACACCGCAGCCAGGCAAAAAAAACCGGGGTAAAGCAGCACCGGCGCCGGTACATCTGGATCGGCAGGCCTTGGGGGCCGAGTTGCGCACGCTCTTCGCACGCAACCGCCGCAAACCCGGCAAGTCCATCGATTCTGCCGCACCATGCGCTTCCTGCTGA
- the yidD gene encoding membrane protein insertion efficiency factor YidD, producing the protein MRFLLIGLVRIYQYALSPFLGRSCRFVPSCSEYMIESLQRHGVVKGLWLGTRRVCRCHPWHPGGHDPVP; encoded by the coding sequence ATGCGCTTCCTGCTGATCGGCCTGGTACGCATCTACCAGTATGCGCTGAGTCCCTTTCTGGGACGTTCCTGCCGCTTCGTGCCATCCTGCTCCGAGTACATGATCGAGTCCCTGCAGCGCCACGGCGTCGTCAAGGGGCTGTGGCTCGGCACGCGCCGGGTCTGCCGCTGCCATCCCTGGCACCCCGGCGGCCACGAT